A region of the Bacteroidota bacterium genome:
CCTGCTGAACTTGGATTTATTAATGCAATTTTATCTAAAAAAGCAATCGCAAAAGTAATTGGTGAAGTAATTCGCAGAACAGATGTTCCAAGAACTGCGAAGTTTTTGGATGATATTAAAGATCTCGGATTCCGTTCAGCATTCCGCGGTGGATTATCTTTCAACATCAGCGATTTAGTTGAGTTAGAAAGTAAACCTGCATTAATTGACGCTGCACAAGCTGAAGTTGATGAAGTAATTAGCAACCACATGTATGGTGTAATTACACAGAATGAACGTTACAATCAGATTATCGATATCTGGTCGCGATTAAATACAAGATTAACCGGTGATTTAATTACCAAACTTACTAATGATAAAAAAGGATTCAACTCAGTATTTATGATGTTGGATTCCGGAGCGAGGGGTTCTAAAGAACAAATTCGTCAGTTAGCCGCTATGCGTGGTTTGATGGCGAAACCACGTAAATCCGGTGCATCAGGAGAAGGTGGAATCATCGAAAACCCAATTCTTTCAAACCTGAAATCAGGATTGAGCGTATTGGAATACTTTATTTCTACTCACGGTGCGCGTAAAGGTCTTGCCGATACAGCGTTAAAAACAGCCGATGCCGGTTACCTTACTCGTCGTTTGGTTGACGTTGCTCAGGATGTTGTTATTACCGAAGTAGATTGCGAAACATTAAGAGGTATTTCTATCAGCGCATTAAAAGATAATGAAGACATCGTTGAGCCATTAAGTGAGCGTATCATTGGTCGTACAAGTTTGCACGATGTATATGATCCGTTAAACGATGAATTAATTGTTAAAGCTGGTGAATTAATTTCTGAACCGATTGCAAACAGAATTGATGAAACAGCAATTGAGGCTGTTGAAATTCGTTCAGTGTTAACCTGTGAATCGAAAAAAGGTGTTTGCGTAAAATGTTACGGAACAAACTTATCGAACAATCGCGTTGCACAAGCCGGTGACGCAGTAGGTATTATTGCAGCACAATCAATTGGTGAACCGGGAACGCAGCTTACATTACGTACCTTCCACGTTGGGGGTGTTGCGGGTAGCGTTGATACCGAATCAAAACTCGTTGCAAAATTTGACGGTAAAGTTGAATTCGACGGCGTTCGTTTTGTTGATACCAAAAATGATGAAGGCAAAAAAGTACGTATCGTAATTGGTCGTACCGGTGAAGTGAAATTGATAGAAGCGAAAACAAATAAATTGTTAATTACCAACAACGTTCCTTACGGTTCAATATTAAATGTAAGCGATGGTGATGAGTTGAAAAAAGGTGATGCCATTTGTTCATGGGATCCATTCAACGCGGTAATCGTTTCTGAATTCCCTGGTATTGTTGAATACGAAAATATCATTGAAGGTATTACCTATCGTGAAGAAAGTGATGAACAAACAGGTCACCGCGAAAAAGTAATTTCTGAATCACGTGATAAAACAAAAATACCTACCATCTTAATTAAAGATAAAAAAGGTGGCGATGTAAAAAGTTATAACTTACCTGTTGGCGCTCACATCAACGTTGAAACGGGAGATGAAGTTAAATCAGGTCAAACTATAGCGAAAATACCACGTGCCTTAGGTAAAGTGCGCGATATTACGGGTGGTTTACCACGTGTAACCGAATTATTTGAAGCACGTAACCCTTCTAACCCAGCAGTTGTTGCAGAAATTGATGGTGTTGTTGCTTTCGGAAAAATTAAACGTGGTAACCGCGAAATTGAAATTGAAAGCCGCGATGGTGAAAAGAAAAAATACCTCGTTCCACTTTCAAAACAAATTCTGGTTCAGGAAAATGACTATGTATACGCAGGTATGCCATTAAGTGATGGTGCAATTACACCTTCCGACATTCTTGCTATTAAAGGTCCTTATGCTGTTCAGGGATATATCGTTAATGAAATTCAGGAAGTATATCGTTTACAGGGTGTAAAAATCAATGATAAACATATCGAAGTTATCGTTCGTCAGATGATGCGGAAAATGACTATTACCGATGCCGGTGATACCAGATTCTTAGAAGATGCTAACGTAGATAAACTCGACTTCCTTGAAGAGAATGACAGAATATTCGATAAAAAAGTAATTACTGAAAGCGGCGATTCAACTAAATACAAAGCCGGTCATATTGTTACTTTACGTCAGTTGCGTGAAGAAAATTCACACCTGAAACGCGCTGATAAAAAACCTATCGAATATCGCGATGCGGTTTCTGCTACGGCAACACCTTTATTACTCGGTATTACCAGAGCATCATTAGGAACACGCAGCTGGATTTCTGCAGCTTCATTCCAGGAAACTACTAAAGTGTTAAGCACTGCATCTATATCTGCTAAAACAGATTACCTGATGGGTCTGAAAGAAAACGTTATCGTTGGACATCAAATTCCTGCAGGTACAGGTCAGCGTCATTTCTTAAACACTATAGTTGGTAACAAGGAAGAAATTGAAGAGCTAACAGCTAAAAAAAGCAAAAAGTCAATTGAACTTGATTAATTAAAGTTCTGACTAAACATACTAAGCCTCCTGTAACAGGGAGGCTTTTTTATTGGATTACTTCCTTAGGCGGGAATAAAGTATGTTCCAGTTTTGCATCGTGCCCATAAATATCACGGTTGAAATGAATTAATCCATTCGTGTCAACCCATGCTGTAAAATAGACTAGATAAACCGGAATTTTTTCTTCCAGCTTCACATATGTTTCTCGCCCTAAATAATAAAGGGAATCAATTTTTTGCTCGGTATAGGTGGTATCATTGCGCAATAAATAAGTGGCGAATCGTTTTGGTTCTGCAATACGAATACATCCATGACTAAAGCTGCGTGATTCTTTTTCGAATAAATTGCGCGAAGGTGTGTCGTGAAAATAAATGTTGTGTTCGTTCGGGAAAATAAATTTCACCCAACCCAGTGAATTGCTGTTACCTGGTTTTTGACGAATGATATAAGGTATTTTTGAATACTTATCCCAGTCAATATTTGAAACATCCACTACTTTTTTTGTGGATGGATCAACAGCTTCCATATTTTCTTTTTTCAGATAATTGGGATCTTTTTTTAAGGCGGGTAAAATTTCATTGTTTAATATACTTGGTGGTGGCACCCAATACGGACTGAATACAATATATTCCAGTTCATCATTAAATATTGTTGTGCTGCTGGATGATTTTCCAACTACAACTTTCATATCCCAGGCTAAACTATCCGATTCAAAAATATGCATGGTATATTCCGGAATATTTACCATGATATAATCGCCGGAAGGCACATCAGGCAGCCAGCGCATGCGTTCCATGTTTATTTCTAATTGCCTTACACGTTCCGCAGGACTTATATTTAATTCTCTGAAAAACTTTTCTCCCGCAATACCATCAGCAGTTAAGCCATGACGTAATTGAAATTGTTCAACAGCAATAACTGCTGTGGAATCAAGTATTGTTGTAGAATCCAAAACAGCAGCATCTCCCAATAAATACAATCGTTTTTTAATAGCCGCAATTACGGAATAATCATCGCCGGGTTTAATAGATTTTTTATCGGCCGGTAATTTTAAACTATCCCAGGGTTCAGCAGTTAATAATTTATATTTTTTTAATTCTTTTTTCAATAATTGATATTGCGGATATAACGGTTCATACGCAGTAAATGAATTTTTCCCGCCAGACAAAATTGAATCCAAAATGGCAACCGAAGGCACCGTTTTTCTTGTTACATACCAGTCTAATTCTTTTGTTGTTTTTTCGTTAATTCCGAACCACACTTTCTGCGCATAAACAAAAAATTCGGCAGTCAGCATTAATTCGAATTGGGTAGTTATTTTATCGGCACCGGCGTAATTATATTGTGGGTCGGCAATTGTAGTGTATGTTTTTTTTAATTCGGAATAATATAAAACGGAATCATTTAATCCCTCATCATCAAAATGGTCGAGCTGACTCATAAAAAAGCCGCCTTGTTCAATAATACCGTATTCATTAAACCAGGCCGACTGGAAATTACGGTTTCGGTAAAAGGTAAAAAGCTCATCTTTATGGTAATTAAAATCGGGATATTTCGCTAAAAAGGTGCTGAGTGTTTGAGAATCAAGGGTTAAGGGATGAAACACTTTGGTTAAAACCATGGTTGTGTCGGAATCAACGGCAGATTCCGCATCAGCCTTATTTTTACAAGCAAACAGGGCAGAAAAAATCCAGGCAACAAACAATAAAACAAGCAGGTTTCTGAAAGATTTCATAGTTCAAGTTTGTGCTAAATTGCTAAACAATTTCGAGATGCGGTGAATTTGGGATAATTTTACTAACAAAATTAAACGACATGAGCGATCAGAAAGAAAAAAACCAACTCAATATTGAGTTGTCAGAGGAAGTAGCAGAAGGTATTTATTCAAACCTTGCCATTATTACCCATTCAAGTGCAGAAATGGTAATCGATTTTATCCGCGTGATGCCCGGCGTTCCAAAAGCAAAAGTTAAAAGCAGAATATTAATGACACCGCAGCATGCAAAAAGATTATTACGCGCACTGGCTGATAATATTCAAAAATATGAAAGCATGCACGGCCCTATTACCGAAAATGAAGGATTTGGCGGATTACCAATGAATTTCGGGCCTACAGCTAAAGCTTAATACGAAAAAAATTATTCTGTTTATTTTGCAGGAAGCAACATATATCAGCATTGTTAGTCCTGTTTATCAGGGGGAATTATTAATTGAATTGTTGGTTCGCCGAATTATTAAATGTGTTGAACCTTTAACCAATGCATTTGAAATTATTCTTGTTAATGATGGTAGTGCAGATAATTCAGAAATTATTATCCAACAATTAGCTGCAGTCGACAAACGAATTAAAGGAATATTTCTTGATAAAAACTATGGACAACATATTGCGATAAAAGCAGGTTTGGACCATGCCAAAGGAGAATATGTTGTAGTGATGGATTGCGATTTGCAGGATCAACCGGAGTTTATTGCTGATATGCTCATTCAGGCTACACATGGATATGATGCGGTGTTTGCAAGAAGAGAAAAACGACATGACAGTAGATTGAAATTGTTTTATTCAAATTTGTTTTATGCTGTATTAGGTTTGTTTACGTTTTATGAATTAAATGGCTCAACTGCAAATTTCGGTATCTATTCAAATTCGCTAATTAAGGCAATCATTAATAAAAAATATTATTTTTTCTTTTTTCCAATTGCCGTTCGAAATGCAGCAACCAAAACCACAAATGTAATTGTGGAGCACGACATTCGTGCTGCCGGGGTTACAACGTATTCAATTAAAAAAGCATTATCGTTGGCATTTAAAATTTTATTTTCCACTAGTATATTTCGTATTTTTAAACACAAACATTTTATTTCATACGGCATTAAAAATAAATTCAATTTCGTGTAATGATTCCATTTAACAAACCTTGTATTTCCGGCAACGAAATGAATTATATTTCAGATGCGATTCAGCGCGGAAAAATTTCCGGGAATGGCTATTATACAGAAAAATGCCAAACCTTTTTTGAAAATAAATTCGGATTTAATAAAGTGCTGCTCACCCATTCGTGCACAGATGCTTTGGAAATGGCAGCCATTTTATTAAATATCGTTCCGGGTGACGAAGTAATTATGTCGACTTACACGTATGTATCTACGGCGAATGCATTTGTATTGCGCGGCGCGAAAATAATTTTTGCCGATACTGAAAAGGATACTCCAAATATTGATACAGCTAACCTGGCTCAGATAATTACAAAAAATACAAAAGCCATCGTCGTAACACATTACGGTGGAATTGCGGCAAATATGCAGGCTATACTCGAACTTGCTGCAGCGCATCGTTTGTTTATTGTTGAAGATGCCGCTGCTGCAATTGGTTCCTATTATAATGGTTTACCGGTTGGTAGTATTGGTCATCTTGCCACTTTTTCTTTTCATGAAACAAAAAATGTGCAGTGTGGTGAAGGTGGTATGCTGGTAATAAATGATGAACGTTTTATTGCCAGGGCTGAAATAATTTGGGAAAAAGGGACAAACCGGGCTGCTTTTTCCAGAAAAGAAGTAAATAGATATCAATGGCTGGATATTGGTTCCAGCTTTTCCCCATCGGAGTTGAATGCCGCTTTTTTATACGGACAACTTGAAAATTTTGATGATTTGCTATCAGCACGGGCAAAACAATGGGAAACCTACTACTCGAATTTATCAGAACTCGCTCCAAAGGCATTTCGTTTTATTAAAATTCCGGATTATGCCGGCCAAAATCACCATGTTTTTGCCATCCTAACCATATTTGGCGATGCCAGAGAAAACCTCTCAAAACACCTGCTTGAAGCCGGTATTTTAGCTGTGTCGCATTACCAATGTTTACACAAATCTCCCTATTACGATAAACAATATGTAGGCCCTGAACTGCCCAACAGCATTGCATTTGAGGAAAATTTATTACGCTTGCCAATTTATCCCGACCTAAAATTGGATGAAATTATTACAATATGTGACAGGATAAAAACGTTCTTTTGAAAGTTTCCTTCAGGTCAATTATATTTTATTTTTTCTCCTATTAGCCCGTTTTTTTTGATTTTGTTAAAAAAAAATATGATTTTCGTGGTTCCCTTATCATTGACCCACATGCAAAGAAAAACAAACATAACGTGTCTAGCGCTAGGAATAGCTTTGTTTGCATTTTGCAGACCTGCTATCGCTCAGCCAATTACACTTTCACGTGAGTTTGGAGCAAATTTGGGCTTTTCGAGCTTCCTGGGTGATTTAGGGGGTTCAGATGACATTGGGCGTCCTTTCTTCTGGGATGTTGACCCTGCAGTAACCAGACCGGCTTTGGGTATCGTTTTCCGTCAGGAACTTATTCCGCGCACTGCTTTCCGTTTTAATGCTTATGCTTCTATGTTAAAAGGTGATGATGCCTTGACAGATAATGAATTCAGACATTACCGGAATTTGAGTTTTCGCAGTCCGATTGTTGAAGCTACCGGTATGGTGGAATTAAGTTTATTTAGGTTCACCGGTATCAAGAAAAAACGCTGGAGTCCATATATATACGGTGGAATTGGCGCGTTTTACTTCAATCCGCAGGCAAAATATGATGGCAAATGGGTTGATCTACAACCTTTAGGCACCGAAGGCCAAGGTTTACCTGAATACCCTGACCGTCAGAAATACAATAGAATTGCGGTATGTTTCCCAATTGGAGGTGGTTTCCGAGTATTAACTTACAATCACTGGGTGCTTGGTTTTGAAATGGCCAGCCGCTTTACAACCACCGACTATATTGATGATGTAAGTACCTATTATCCGAATCCGAACTATTATTATTTGCATTACGATATCGACCAGGCTGCAATGGCGGCTTATTTATCCAACCCTTCTGACGGAACTCGCCCTGATTTGGTGCGTATAGAAGAGGGTAGAGGTGATCCTACAAATAATGACACTTATGTTTTTGGTGGCATGCTTACCTTTACTTACCACATTGAATTCCAACGCAAAGTGAACACCATTAAGTGTTATTTTGACGAAGACAATAAGTAAGCACTTTAATAACCTGCAGCGTTTTCTTCCTCGCTTTCATTATTCCAAATTTCCCAGGCATACTCAGCTTGCAGTTCAAGCATTTGCAATCCGTTTTTAATTGTAGCACCTTGTTTTTCTCCTTTTTCAAGAAATAAGGTTTTGCCGGGATTATAAATTAAATCGTATAAAATATGTTGAGCAGTAATAAACTCATAAGGAATTTCGGGACATAGTTGAATATCAGGATACATGCCAACCGGTGTGCAATTAATTATAATTGAGTGTTGGGATATAATTTCTTTAGTTAGTTGCTGATAAGTTAATTCAGTTGTTCCTTCTTTACGTGAAACTAATGTTGTTTGTATTCCTAATTCATTTAAGGCATACTCAACAGCTTTTGATGCACCACCTGTACCTAACACCAATGCTTTAGTATGATGTTTTTTTAATAGTGGCTTTAATGAATCACGAAATCCTGCATAATCAGTATTATAACCAACACGTTGAATTTCATCTATTTTAATACAATTAACGGCACCAATTTTTTGTGCAATATCATCAAGGTCGTCTAAATATTCTATTACTGATTCTTTATACGGAATGGTAACATTTAAACCTTTTAATTCTTTATTTACTTCAAAGAGGAAACGCACATCTTCCACGTTTTCGAGCGGATATAATTCATATTTACATTCTTCAATTTCTTCCTTGCGAAATTTATCCGAAAAATATTTTTCAGAAAAAGAATGGGTAAGTGGAAAGCCAATTAAACCAAATAGTTTCATGACTGGGTGGTATTGGATTTTGAAAACCGGGCTTTAATCAGTTCAACAAAAATTGGCACAACTGATATAAATATGATTGCTAAAACTACAATTTCGAAATTGTTTTTCACAAATTCATTTTGGCCTAAAGCGTAACCGAGTATGGTAATGGAAGGAATCCATAAAAGCGCACCAACAATATTATAGGTAATGAATTTTTTGTAGGTCATTGTCCCCAAACCTGCTACAAACGGGGCTATGGTGCGCACAATCGGAACGAAACGTGCAAGTATAATTGTTTTAGAACCGTATTTCTCGTAAAATTTATGTGTTTTGGCGAGATGTTCCGGTTTTAAAATTTGTTTACCTCTGAATTTTAATTTTAATGCCCGTTCACCAAAATATTTTCCAATAAAATAATTTGAAGTGTCACCTAAAATTGCAGCGACAATGAGCAATGGTATTAAAACAAAAATATTTAATGAGCCGAGCGCGCAAAAAGTTCCTGCCGCAAATAATAATGAATCACCGGGTAGCCAAGGCCAAATTACAATACCGGTTTCAACAAAAATGATGAGAAATAAAATAACATAGATCCAATTTTGGTATTGGGTAATCCAGTCGGCAAGGTATTGATCTAAATGTAAAAAAGTATCAATAAACGAGTGTATCAGTTCCATTTACAATTGATATTATTTCAAAAAATGATGGAACGTATCACCACGTAAACCTAAACGAAGTGTTTCGAGTGGAATTACTTCATTTGGCGGAATATTTCCAAGATTTACATTAGAGCCAAGTAATTTAATAAAATATACTTGTTGTGCTTTTAACGGCGCTTCCCAAAGAATTTTTTCCTGAGGCACTTGCGTTAATATTTCATCAATTAAATCGCTGCGCACTTCACCTTTGCTTTGGTAAATACCTACTGTTCCGCTTTCACGTGCTTCAGCAATTACTTTATAACTTCCGGCTTCTATTTCTTTTTTCATTAACTCGATCCATTTGTATGGGGCGAGCATTTTATTTTCATCTTTTGAGCCAACTTCACTTAACACAGTAACATGTTTGCTCAGGGTATTGATGTATTTACATTTTTCGTCGTGGTTCATTTCGATAGAACCGTCGCTTACTTCAGCATATTCCATTTTATAACGTTCGAGTAAACGCAGGTAGTCATCAAATTGACCTCTGATATAAAATGCTTCAAATAAAGTTCCGCCAAAGTAGCAGGCGATACCGGCATTTTTGTAAACAGCCAGTTTGTTTTCAAGATTTGGTGTTACGAATGCAGTTCCGAATCCTAATTTTAACAAGTCGATATATGGTTCGCCAACAGAAAGCATGTCTTCAGCTTCGCGTACGCTAAGGCCTTTGTCCATTACCATGGTAAGCCCCTCTTTGCGCGGTTTCATTTGACGCTCAGGGAGATTGCTTATAGAAAAGTTCATTAATTTATTAAATGGTTTCGGCGCAAAATTACGTAAAGGAAAGCAGAGTTTGAAGTTAAAAGCACACTGTTGCTAAACGCGAAAAAAAATCACTTATTTAATTCATTTTCAGGCAGGTATCAGTTGGCATTATACAATCCGATAACACGCTGAAATTCGGGGCGCATAGCCACATCTTTACAAACTTCGTATAAAATGGTATGTCGGCTGTAATCCAGCATCAACGCATGTTCCAACACCGAAATTGCTTCGCGCATACGGCCGGTATAACTCAAAGCCGCACTTTGCAGATAAAAATATTCAGGATAATGCCCGCTTCTGGTAATGGCATCATTTATAACCTCAAGCGCCTCAGGGTATTTTCCAAGGTCAAAAAGGTAAATAATATGGTCGAGCCAATAACTGAGAATGTCGGGACGCACATTAACCAAAATATTGAGGTATTCGAGCACATCGGTATCGCGGTCGAGCATTTTATAAATACTGATGATGGTACAGATGTAATCTTCATTACTCTCGTCGAGTTTCAAGGCTTTTTTGTAGTTCACCAAAGCCGGTTCAAAGCGGTCTTCCTGACGATAAGTTTCGCCGATGCGGAAGTAGGCTTCATGTAAAAACGGGTCCTGACGGGCAGCTTTGCGGAACTGGAATCTTGCCGATTTGTAGTTTTCGAGTCGCTCGTAACACAGGCCGATACGGAAGCTGTAATCTTCATAGCCACCTGATTTTTCGTGTGCCAGCTCGAACATGGCGATTGCTTTTTCAAAATTTTCGATGCGATAGTAAACATCAGCAGCATCGCGGTAAACGAGGTCAAAGTTTTCGTCGATGGCCATTACAAACTCAAAACTTTCGATAGCTTTTTCATATAAACTCAATCCCATGTAAGCCCTGCCGAGGTTAAACCACGCGAGCCAAGCGTAGGGTTCTTTTTCG
Encoded here:
- a CDS encoding L,D-transpeptidase family protein, producing MKSFRNLLVLLFVAWIFSALFACKNKADAESAVDSDTTMVLTKVFHPLTLDSQTLSTFLAKYPDFNYHKDELFTFYRNRNFQSAWFNEYGIIEQGGFFMSQLDHFDDEGLNDSVLYYSELKKTYTTIADPQYNYAGADKITTQFELMLTAEFFVYAQKVWFGINEKTTKELDWYVTRKTVPSVAILDSILSGGKNSFTAYEPLYPQYQLLKKELKKYKLLTAEPWDSLKLPADKKSIKPGDDYSVIAAIKKRLYLLGDAAVLDSTTILDSTAVIAVEQFQLRHGLTADGIAGEKFFRELNISPAERVRQLEINMERMRWLPDVPSGDYIMVNIPEYTMHIFESDSLAWDMKVVVGKSSSSTTIFNDELEYIVFSPYWVPPPSILNNEILPALKKDPNYLKKENMEAVDPSTKKVVDVSNIDWDKYSKIPYIIRQKPGNSNSLGWVKFIFPNEHNIYFHDTPSRNLFEKESRSFSHGCIRIAEPKRFATYLLRNDTTYTEQKIDSLYYLGRETYVKLEEKIPVYLVYFTAWVDTNGLIHFNRDIYGHDAKLEHTLFPPKEVIQ
- a CDS encoding glycosyltransferase family 2 protein: MQEATYISIVSPVYQGELLIELLVRRIIKCVEPLTNAFEIILVNDGSADNSEIIIQQLAAVDKRIKGIFLDKNYGQHIAIKAGLDHAKGEYVVVMDCDLQDQPEFIADMLIQATHGYDAVFARREKRHDSRLKLFYSNLFYAVLGLFTFYELNGSTANFGIYSNSLIKAIINKKYYFFFFPIAVRNAATKTTNVIVEHDIRAAGVTTYSIKKALSLAFKILFSTSIFRIFKHKHFISYGIKNKFNFV
- a CDS encoding DUF3467 domain-containing protein — translated: MSDQKEKNQLNIELSEEVAEGIYSNLAIITHSSAEMVIDFIRVMPGVPKAKVKSRILMTPQHAKRLLRALADNIQKYESMHGPITENEGFGGLPMNFGPTAKA
- a CDS encoding shikimate dehydrogenase: MKLFGLIGFPLTHSFSEKYFSDKFRKEEIEECKYELYPLENVEDVRFLFEVNKELKGLNVTIPYKESVIEYLDDLDDIAQKIGAVNCIKIDEIQRVGYNTDYAGFRDSLKPLLKKHHTKALVLGTGGASKAVEYALNELGIQTTLVSRKEGTTELTYQQLTKEIISQHSIIINCTPVGMYPDIQLCPEIPYEFITAQHILYDLIYNPGKTLFLEKGEKQGATIKNGLQMLELQAEYAWEIWNNESEEENAAGY
- a CDS encoding tetratricopeptide repeat protein encodes the protein MMEPDYNDREHTEMGELIELFEKYLNSNEQHFFDEDSLERILEYYEMRNLPERAEAVADYAINQNPYSSDFLVRKAEFLVNRKKYNEALDLLDKAFLFDSHEIDIYLLRSDIFIETNQPEKAEAILFEALEIADDEEKDVVYAELSDIYEIQENFDKAFDCLAKALTINPSSEDALYKLSHIVDMTDKYDESVKLHKEIIEKEPYAWLAWFNLGRAYMGLSLYEKAIESFEFVMAIDENFDLVYRDAADVYYRIENFEKAIAMFELAHEKSGGYEDYSFRIGLCYERLENYKSARFQFRKAARQDPFLHEAYFRIGETYRQEDRFEPALVNYKKALKLDESNEDYICTIISIYKMLDRDTDVLEYLNILVNVRPDILSYWLDHIIYLFDLGKYPEALEVINDAITRSGHYPEYFYLQSAALSYTGRMREAISVLEHALMLDYSRHTILYEVCKDVAMRPEFQRVIGLYNAN
- the rffA gene encoding dTDP-4-amino-4,6-dideoxygalactose transaminase, whose protein sequence is MIPFNKPCISGNEMNYISDAIQRGKISGNGYYTEKCQTFFENKFGFNKVLLTHSCTDALEMAAILLNIVPGDEVIMSTYTYVSTANAFVLRGAKIIFADTEKDTPNIDTANLAQIITKNTKAIVVTHYGGIAANMQAILELAAAHRLFIVEDAAAAIGSYYNGLPVGSIGHLATFSFHETKNVQCGEGGMLVINDERFIARAEIIWEKGTNRAAFSRKEVNRYQWLDIGSSFSPSELNAAFLYGQLENFDDLLSARAKQWETYYSNLSELAPKAFRFIKIPDYAGQNHHVFAILTIFGDARENLSKHLLEAGILAVSHYQCLHKSPYYDKQYVGPELPNSIAFEENLLRLPIYPDLKLDEIITICDRIKTFF
- the rpoC gene encoding DNA-directed RNA polymerase subunit beta', with protein sequence MPFKKDIKIKPDFTRISIGLASPDSILERSYGEVLKPETINYRTYKPERDGLFCERIFGPIKDYECYCGKYKRIRYKGIVCDRCGVEVTEKKVRRERMGHIKLVVPVVHIWYFKSLPNKIGYLLGMSSKKLESIVYYERFCVIQPGPLTEGIMINGELKSYKTHDLITEEEYLEVLETLPKENQMLDDNDPNKFMADMGAPAVFTMLSRINLDDLSAALRHQANTETSQQRKAEALKRLSVVEMFREAVGRYENRPEWMVVQYLPVIPPELRPLVPLDGGRFASSDLNDLYRRVIIRNNRLKRLIEIKAPEVILRNEKRMLQEAVDSLFDNSRKSNAVKAEGGRALKSLSDVLKGKQGRFRQNLLGKRVDYSGRSVIVVGPELKLHECGLPKDMAAELFKPFIIRKLIERGIVKTVKSAKKLVDRKEPVIWDILENILKGHPIMLNRAPTLHRLSIQAFQPKLIEGKAIQLHPLVCSAFNADFDGDQMAVHVPLSNAAILEAQLLMLSAHNILNPQNGNPITVPSQDMVLGLYYTSKGKKSTKDDLVQGDGKVFYSAEEVIIAYNEGKVELHAYIKCKVNILEDEKIVNKLIDTTVGRVLFNEVVPAELGFINAILSKKAIAKVIGEVIRRTDVPRTAKFLDDIKDLGFRSAFRGGLSFNISDLVELESKPALIDAAQAEVDEVISNHMYGVITQNERYNQIIDIWSRLNTRLTGDLITKLTNDKKGFNSVFMMLDSGARGSKEQIRQLAAMRGLMAKPRKSGASGEGGIIENPILSNLKSGLSVLEYFISTHGARKGLADTALKTADAGYLTRRLVDVAQDVVITEVDCETLRGISISALKDNEDIVEPLSERIIGRTSLHDVYDPLNDELIVKAGELISEPIANRIDETAIEAVEIRSVLTCESKKGVCVKCYGTNLSNNRVAQAGDAVGIIAAQSIGEPGTQLTLRTFHVGGVAGSVDTESKLVAKFDGKVEFDGVRFVDTKNDEGKKVRIVIGRTGEVKLIEAKTNKLLITNNVPYGSILNVSDGDELKKGDAICSWDPFNAVIVSEFPGIVEYENIIEGITYREESDEQTGHREKVISESRDKTKIPTILIKDKKGGDVKSYNLPVGAHINVETGDEVKSGQTIAKIPRALGKVRDITGGLPRVTELFEARNPSNPAVVAEIDGVVAFGKIKRGNREIEIESRDGEKKKYLVPLSKQILVQENDYVYAGMPLSDGAITPSDILAIKGPYAVQGYIVNEIQEVYRLQGVKINDKHIEVIVRQMMRKMTITDAGDTRFLEDANVDKLDFLEENDRIFDKKVITESGDSTKYKAGHIVTLRQLREENSHLKRADKKPIEYRDAVSATATPLLLGITRASLGTRSWISAASFQETTKVLSTASISAKTDYLMGLKENVIVGHQIPAGTGQRHFLNTIVGNKEEIEELTAKKSKKSIELD
- a CDS encoding DedA family protein; translation: MELIHSFIDTFLHLDQYLADWITQYQNWIYVILFLIIFVETGIVIWPWLPGDSLLFAAGTFCALGSLNIFVLIPLLIVAAILGDTSNYFIGKYFGERALKLKFRGKQILKPEHLAKTHKFYEKYGSKTIILARFVPIVRTIAPFVAGLGTMTYKKFITYNIVGALLWIPSITILGYALGQNEFVKNNFEIVVLAIIFISVVPIFVELIKARFSKSNTTQS
- a CDS encoding phosphosulfolactate synthase; translation: MNFSISNLPERQMKPRKEGLTMVMDKGLSVREAEDMLSVGEPYIDLLKLGFGTAFVTPNLENKLAVYKNAGIACYFGGTLFEAFYIRGQFDDYLRLLERYKMEYAEVSDGSIEMNHDEKCKYINTLSKHVTVLSEVGSKDENKMLAPYKWIELMKKEIEAGSYKVIAEARESGTVGIYQSKGEVRSDLIDEILTQVPQEKILWEAPLKAQQVYFIKLLGSNVNLGNIPPNEVIPLETLRLGLRGDTFHHFLK